CTCAGCCGGTGGCTTCCCGGAGACCCGCCGCTTTCCGTTTCCTTCTCACGGAGGGTCTGGCTTTATCGAGTGACCCATTTTGACTTATTTTCTATCAAAAGGAATAAGATTTGTCAAACAAATAATGCGAATGGGTTCAGCCATGACGAAATCATTGATTACGGGTTGGACTCCTGCATCGAGCAAAGGAAGTACGAAAACAAGACTTCAGGAAGCTATACGTAACAAAAGCTGCTTTTTCTTGGTATATCAGTTAGTTACATACCGTTTTCCATTATCTGTTTTCTGTGTTTCGCTGTCAAGAGAGTTCTTTGTTCTTTAGGGCCGTCGCTATCATAATAGATAACCATCCGTGTTGCTACCGTACTGAGGAACTGTGAGAAGGTGAGACAGCTTTCCATAGTTCCACAGGGTTCTGGCTTTGCCGCTGTGCGCGCGGAGTTCGGAAACCCGCTGTTTTTGCTTTCTTGGTTTTTCTAAGGATCAACTATTATTCATGCCACGCCTCACCGTTGCGCACGTCATGGATGAGGAAGCGCACACCCTGGTTGTCTGTCGGGTTGAGCCAGAGCATGCGGGTAAAAACGTCATCGGCCTCTTTGAACCGGCCGAGTCGCCAGAGACAGAGACCATAGCCATTGAGGCATCTAAGGAATGGGCGGTTGTTGATGTGCCCCCAGGGAAGAAGTCCCTCGAAGTTCTCTCCAAGGGAGAGCTCTCCGATCCGCACCCCGACTTCGTAGTGACGGATGGCTTTCTCCGGTTCGTGATCGAAGACAAGATTGCCGAGGTGTGCGTGCGCATCGAGACAACGGAGATCTGCAATGAGAAGGTTCATGAGTGTACGGTTTGCCTCACCGTAGTCACCGGCTTCTTTTAACTCAACCGATTCGAGTATGGGATCTGTGTAAGGATCGTCCGGATCTTCGCCGGGGATCACCTGTTCCATCACATACGCAGATCGCGGGCCGCGCTCGATGATTGGTTTCGCCCAGTCTTCGATCGGTGTATCCGGTTCTCCCCAGTAGTGCTCGTGCGGGAGCCACATCCCCTCGTCTTCAAGTTTGAGGGGCGTAAGACCGAGGGCAGCGACATCGAGGCGCCAGGCCTTGATTTCTCCGGAGAGATAGGGATGTCCTGCGTAGCGCCACTTCTTTCGCGGCGTGACTGTGATGAACTCACCCGGCACGACATCCCAGGAGCGCGTGGACCGGAGTGTGACATCTCCCTTTCCCAGGATGCGGCAGGAGATAGCATTTCCCTTCACCGCCAGGGCAATCAATTCAATATCGTGGGTCAGGTCGAGATCCTCCTCCGTTGCCTTTTGGGGTTTGCGCTTAGCAGGGACCTTGCCTTGAGCATACGGTTCGATTCCGAGCCACTTACGGTAGGCAGCGATAGAGCGGGCGGCCATCGTGCCTCTCGGGAAGAACAAATCACACGCAGCTACCTGGTATTCAGTGCCGTCCTCACGCCGGCAGCGCGCGGTCAATCCGCGCCGCTCGTTACCCTCATAGTCAATGGTAAGTACGGTCACCGCCTCTCCAATGACAAAGGCCTGTTTGGGAAGCCCAAGTTCGTCTTCAAGTCCCTGCCGGAAGGCCCAGAGTTGTTCGTCATCGCCGTCAGCGTCGATGATGATCTCATCCATCAATGCATCCAGTTCCTCATGGTTTGTTTTGCTTTTCATGGAGCAACCCTTTCTTGTCGTTCTCCAACGTCCCCCGCTTCTTTTCTCTTTTTCAACACGAGGATCGGCGATATCGTTTCTTCGCCACGGGTCCTGTGATCTCCCGCCATCGGTCCTCTGTACCCTCGGTGTTCATGAGGGTGGCTTCGGGGATCCTCATCCTCCTCCTCCAACGCCTGCATCCGTTGTAGGACCACTTCCATGGCTTTGTCGTAGTCCCGTCGGACCTTGAGGTTTGCGACCCGGCAGTAGCGTTGGGTCGTGATCCAGTTTCCATACTATGCCTCACGATCTCCCGAGTGATAGATGTCGGATTAAAGCCTATATCATCAACGGCCTGCGCCCATTTTCTTCATGAGTGGCGAGTTAACTCCGGGATGCTCATAAAGGCATCCGTTTCGGCCATTGTAGGGGTAGGTCTTGATTTTGCCTTTCTTTCCCCAAGCTCGTGCTGTCTGAATCGATACTCCCAATAGCTTCGCCACTTCTTCCGCAGTCAGCTTCCCGGTATTTCGCAATCTTGTATACCGGGTCTTGAGGTTATACCCGTGGACGATCCCAGTTACGACTCTCCTGTCGAACCGGCGACCCTGGCCGGATTTGAAACCGCCCTGGTTGAGGATGGCCGCAATTTCACCATAATTATGGTCGCTCAGGAGTTCGTCTACCGTTTCGACGATCTTCGAGTCCACAACGTTGTACTGCCATCCCTTTAACGGAGGGGGGACCTTTATGGTTTTCTTGGCGCCGCCTCTAAACCTCACGTGCAGCGTGATGTCTTCTCCTCTGATCATGGTCACATCTTCAATTAGGAACCTAATCATCCGCTTCTTCTCGCGGAGTGGCGTTTTGGGATCCTTCCACAACTTCGGGAACTCTCTGGCCAGTTTGAGTATTTCTTGCTGCTGCTCGACCTTCAGGTTATCTGATTCCAATTGGCGATGCTTTTCATAATGGTCTTTTGCCTCTTGCAGGGCTTTGAGTTTACCATTCCATTCCGCTTCAAGTGTATCAGCAACAAGCCGGTTATCGGGATCGACCTGCATGAAACGTCGTCGGGCGAGATTGGCATCATATTCAGCCCGCTCCACATGCTGCTTGCGCAGTTTGTCAGCTTCTTTAAAACGGCCTTCCAGTTCTCGCTGGACCTCCAGAGCCGCTTCCAGTGTCAACGGGGTGACCGATTCCATTAGGAGCTTGTCAATCGCTTCATCGACACCAGCCCCGGGTATGTATTGGCAACTATTTTCCCCCCTTTCGATGCGATTGCGCTGACAGAGATAAACCGGGTCGACCTGTCGTGTACGTTGGTATTTATATCTTATTGTCATTCGCTGTCCACATTTCCCACAAATCGCCAATCCCTGCAAAAGACATTCTCCCTCACGAGGCGGCGTTTTCCTATCAATGTTGTTATAGGCGATCCCATTTTCCCGTATCCGACGTAAGTTCCCTTCATATTGATCCCACGAGATATAACCAGAATGGACGTCCTTCAGCAGCACCAGCCACTTGTCTTGAGGAACTTGAAAAAAGGTTATTGATCCATCCACCTTTCTCCGGGATCGCTGTCGTCCGTAATAGTATGCTCCAGCGTAGCGCGGATTTCTTAGAACCACCAGCGCACGGCTGTAAGTCAATGGCCGCCACTGCAGGTCTCCTCTGTTGGGGCCGTAATGGATACGGTAGGGAAACTTCATCTCATCTTCCCTGAACGCTTTAACCGTGGCAAATGCTGCCCCCGTCCGTTCAAAAATGTCAAAGAACAAACGAAAGCACTGCTGAACCTGCTGGTCCGGGTCAAGTATGATTTTGTCGTTGTGATCATAAACAAATCCGGTCGGCAGCCGCGTCTTGAACTCACCCCGTCGGGCTTTGTTCAAAGCGCCCCCTCTTAGCCTCGATCTTAACACGTGAAGCTCTACTTCAGAAAAAGTTCCTTTCATGTTGAGAAGCAGTCGATCGTTGAAATCGGTTGGATCATAGACCCCTTCCTCATCAAGAATAAGGGTGTCGGTTATAGCACAGATCTCCAGGAGCCGTGCCCAATCGGCATTGTTTCGCGCCAGACGTGAAACTTCCAGGCCCATGACGAGTCCCGCATGTCCTAGGCTCACTTCCGTCATCAGGCATTGAAATCCTTTTCTATCAGCTACGGAGGCGGCCGTTTCGCCCAGGTCCGAATCTATGGTCACAATCTGCGCGACGGGCCATCCCAACGAGATCGCTCGTTCGCGAAGGGCATATTGGCGTTTTGTGCTTTCAGTGTTCTCAAAGACCTGCTTCAGGGTAGATTGCCTGATATAGCAGTACGCCTGCCTTTTTAGGTGGGTTGATGTCACCTTCTGATCTGGACGTCGTGAGAACTCCATGATTGATCCCCTTTCAGATTGGATACCATTAGGTTCGCCATGACTTTTATCATTTCTGAGTTTGTTCCGTGTTGAAGGGCAGAAATCTGAGGATGCTTATCCAAAATTGCATCTGAAGGCGGCCTGCATTGATGATACATTTCAGCCCAGGCAAGCATTCCATGGTGTATAAACAGGGCCATCCCCAGGCTACGCATGGAAAGAGACGCTTCTTCTCGCAATACCTGTGTACGCAATGACTCATATTGCACTAAGGCGCCCTCAGTTAATTCTGTGCTGGTAAGCCGGGGACACATCTTTATTCCTTTTTTTTTCTCCGTACCATGGCGCGCTCTATGGATCGGGGATGGACGTCTTTTCCAAATTTCTCCCTGATCAACAACGCCAGCTTTCTGGAACGAAGCGGTTTGCCTTCCTCTGTTTTTCCCTCGATGAAGACCAGGATTTCATCAGTTATCTTGTGGGAAGACCTAGGCCCCGGACGCTTTCTGATAAGTCCGCTCACGCCACCACTCTTAAACTGAGATTGCGCCTTATAGAACGCCGGCCGTGAAAAACCATAAGCTTCAGATGCCTGTTTTACCGACTTGCCCTCCTTATCGACGGCTCGCAGCATTTCATACTTGACCTGGACGAGATCATGAGGATCAAAGAAATCGAACTTTGGGTCCGAAAACATCTCTTCCGTGACCTTCTCCGGATGAGGATTGAAAGCGCCGTATTCCTTCAACCGCTTTAACTTTTCGTCGTCTGGCTTTTGGGCACGTCCCATTTCCATTCCCCCTCTGATCAAGATAGTTAATATAATTATGCCGCATATCTTGGTCAATGTCAAGTCAGATTTGCTTTAATGTATCAATATTAAAAGCATATATAAACTGATTATCGGTATATACGTAGCACATGCGGCAAATTTACTTTTACATTTGCGGCATAATTTACTTTACAGCACTGCTCCGTCGCTTAGGGCGCCTTCTTCCGATTTCACCGAGAAGACGCGCCAGTCCGAGGAGATCTTCGACTCGGAACAACGTGCGTTCACCCGAGAGGAGGATGAACGGATCCGGCGCTGCAATATCCGTCCAGTCCAGCGGAACGGAAGACTTGCGCCCATTGGGATTGAAAAAGAAGACGCGACACTCGGCTGGCAATCGCCTTACTTCCACTGTCTCGAGATCGATATCTCTATAGGGGTGGAATGGGTGGGTAATTCGGAAGGTCTTATGTCCCAGATCTTGCTGGGATGCAGTTAAAAAACTCTGTGGTGGTGATATGGGCATGTCCCAGAAGATCCCGAATGGAAGAGAGATCGGCATCGGCGTTGAGGAGCTGGGTTGCGAGGGTATGACGAAGGCAATGACACGACACGTTCAATCCGCTTTTTCGTGCATAATACTCCATCCTCTTCTGGATGCCGCGGACGGAGATCGGGTTCCCCTTCATCGGCCCCTTCTCGACCAGGAAGAGCTGTTTCGCCTTCGATGATCGTTTTTCAAGGTAGGCGGCAAGGGCAACGCAGGCATCATCACTGAGGTAGACCATGCGGTCCTTGGCGCCTTTGCCGCTTGAGACAAAGAGCTCTCTCCTTTGGAATTCTACCGCATCGACGGTGAGGTGGGCAACCTCTTCCACCCTCAAGCCCGAGCGCAGCATCAGCATCAACATCGCCCGGTCACGCGCCTTCGTGATGACAGACAAGAAATTTGCAACCTGCTCGTCCTTGAGATGGCGGGGCAACGGTTTCGGCAGGCGGATGGAGATTTTGGTGACAGGGTTCGTCAGTGCCATCCCTTCTTCATGGATGAGATACTCATAGAAACCTCTGATGATTTGCAAAGGGCACGTGACCGTTTTCGGACTCAACCGTTTCCAAAAGAGGTGATCCACATAGACTCCCACCTCGCTGCGGGTCACGCGTTCAAGCGGGACGTCAAGCCAGCGGGTGAACTGGGCAAGGGCGTTCAGGTAGGCCTTCACGGTGTGCGCCGCATAGTTCTTTCTCTTCAACGACCGCCGGTATCTAT
The nucleotide sequence above comes from Syntrophorhabdaceae bacterium. Encoded proteins:
- a CDS encoding helix-turn-helix domain-containing protein, with the translated sequence MGRAQKPDDEKLKRLKEYGAFNPHPEKVTEEMFSDPKFDFFDPHDLVQVKYEMLRAVDKEGKSVKQASEAYGFSRPAFYKAQSQFKSGGVSGLIRKRPGPRSSHKITDEILVFIEGKTEEGKPLRSRKLALLIREKFGKDVHPRSIERAMVRRKKKE
- a CDS encoding tyrosine-type recombinase/integrase, which produces MEMIDRYRRSLKRKNYAAHTVKAYLNALAQFTRWLDVPLERVTRSEVGVYVDHLFWKRLSPKTVTCPLQIIRGFYEYLIHEEGMALTNPVTKISIRLPKPLPRHLKDEQVANFLSVITKARDRAMLMLMLRSGLRVEEVAHLTVDAVEFQRRELFVSSGKGAKDRMVYLSDDACVALAAYLEKRSSKAKQLFLVEKGPMKGNPISVRGIQKRMEYYARKSGLNVSCHCLRHTLATQLLNADADLSSIRDLLGHAHITTTEFFNCIPARSGT
- a CDS encoding recombinase family protein, giving the protein MEFSRRPDQKVTSTHLKRQAYCYIRQSTLKQVFENTESTKRQYALRERAISLGWPVAQIVTIDSDLGETAASVADRKGFQCLMTEVSLGHAGLVMGLEVSRLARNNADWARLLEICAITDTLILDEEGVYDPTDFNDRLLLNMKGTFSEVELHVLRSRLRGGALNKARRGEFKTRLPTGFVYDHNDKIILDPDQQVQQCFRLFFDIFERTGAAFATVKAFREDEMKFPYRIHYGPNRGDLQWRPLTYSRALVVLRNPRYAGAYYYGRQRSRRKVDGSITFFQVPQDKWLVLLKDVHSGYISWDQYEGNLRRIRENGIAYNNIDRKTPPREGECLLQGLAICGKCGQRMTIRYKYQRTRQVDPVYLCQRNRIERGENSCQYIPGAGVDEAIDKLLMESVTPLTLEAALEVQRELEGRFKEADKLRKQHVERAEYDANLARRRFMQVDPDNRLVADTLEAEWNGKLKALQEAKDHYEKHRQLESDNLKVEQQQEILKLAREFPKLWKDPKTPLREKKRMIRFLIEDVTMIRGEDITLHVRFRGGAKKTIKVPPPLKGWQYNVVDSKIVETVDELLSDHNYGEIAAILNQGGFKSGQGRRFDRRVVTGIVHGYNLKTRYTRLRNTGKLTAEEVAKLLGVSIQTARAWGKKGKIKTYPYNGRNGCLYEHPGVNSPLMKKMGAGR